One Xiphophorus hellerii strain 12219 chromosome 24, Xiphophorus_hellerii-4.1, whole genome shotgun sequence DNA window includes the following coding sequences:
- the slc15a1b gene encoding solute carrier family 15 member 1b gives MGDKEKKTGKKKSVTIFGYPLSIFFIVVNEFCERFSYYGMRAVLVLYFKYFLKWDDDFSTTIYHTFVALCYLSPILGAIIADSWLGKFKTIVYLSIVYTAGQVIMAVGAINDITDGNKDGTPDNMTFHIALSMVGLLLIALGTGGIKPCVAAFGGDQFNDDQEKQRSTFFSIFYLSINAGSLLSTIITPILRAQKCGIHTQQQCYPLAFGVPAALMVVSLIVFIVGSGMYNKTAPSGNIMVKVCKCIFFAIMNRFHNRSSQIPKREHWLDWAEEKYDKLLIAQVKMVLKVLFLYIPLPMFWALFDQQGSRWTLQATTMDGNFGLMVIQPDQMQTVNPILILIMVPVMDFIIYPLISKCKLNFTPLRKITVGMFLAGLAFVAAALVQLQIDATLPDFPSSTEQQAKFINMVDRPIDITAGKYAFQLQAFQGNEEYYTYNLPFDLTIDSGSTDTIRLPGGTRNTIVIVEEEGRMTNIKFGDVVAKPEEGANAIRFFNGFGMTLNITVGEGDFGNIVSKNMSTYVDVPQGTAKFFIKNAAGSTCVFKREFGFGSSYTFIIPPTFILEENCGPNIKEVEDIKANSIHMAWQIPQYFLMTSGEVVFSVTGLEFSYSQAPSNMKAVLQAGWLLTVAVGNIIVLIVAEAATLPDQWAEYVLFAALLVLVCIIFAIMAYFYTYIDPVKIEADFANLEPEDEKKKKNSEMTKKDMVENHDEKKRRSSNEGKIVQTNF, from the exons ATGGGAG ATAAAGAGAAGAAGACGGGCAAAAAAAAGAGT gTCACTATATTCGGCTACCCGCTCAGCATCTTTTTCATCGTGGTCAACGAGTTCTGCGAGCGCTTCTCCTACTATGGCATGCGAG CTGTACTGGTTTTGTACTTCAAGTACTTCCTGAAGTGGGATGATGATTTTTCCACAACCATCTACCACACCTTTGTGGCTCTCTGCTACCTGAGCCCCATCCTGGGCGCCATCATTGCTGACTCGTGGCTCGGAAAGTTCAA GACCATTGTTTACCTGTCCATTGTCTACACGGCGGGGCAGGTCATCATGGCCGTAGGTGCAATAAATGACATCACAGATGGAAACAAGGACGGCACCCCCGACAACATGACCTTCCACAT AGCTCTGTCCATGGTGGGCTTACTCCTCATTGCTCTGGGAACCGGAGGCATCAAACCGTGTGTGGCTGCCTTTGGAGGGGACCAGTTTAATGACGATCag gagaagcagagaagcaCCTTCTTCTCCATCTTCTACCTCTCCATCAATGCCGGCAGTCTGCTGTCCACTATCATCACCCCCATCCTCAGAG CTCAGAAATGTGGGATTCACACTCAGCAGCAGTGCTACCCTCTGGCCTTCGGGGTCCCTGCTGCTCTCATGGTGGTCTCTCTGA TCGTCTTCATCGTCGGAAGTGGTATGTACAACAAAACGGCACCTTCGGGAAACATCATGGTGAAAGTCTGCAAATGCATCTTC tttgccatcATGAACCGGTTTCACAATCGATCTTCCCAGATCCCAAAGAGAGAACACTGGCTGGACTGGGCCGAGGAGAAATATGAC AAACTCCTGATTGCCCAGGTGAAGATGGTGTTGAAGGTTCTGTTCCTTTACATCCCCTTGCCCATGTTCTGGGCTCTCTTTGACCAACAG GGTTCAAGATGGACACTCCAGGCCACCACGATGGACGGTAACTTT GGTTTGATGGTAATCCAGCCTGACCAAATGCAG ACTGTCAACCCCATCCTGATTCTGATCATGGTCCCCGTCATGGACTTCATAATCTACCCACTCATTTCTAAATGCAAACTAAACTTCAC TCCTTTAAGGAAGATCACTGTGGGGATGTTCCTCGCAGGACTTGCGTTTGTGGCTGCTGCCCTGGTTCAGCTACAGATTGAT GCAACCCTCCCTGATTTCCCATCGAGCACTGAGCAGCAAGCTAAGTTCATCAACATGGTTGACCGACCCATAGATATCACTGCTGGAAAGTATGCTTTCCAATTGCAGGCTTTTCAG GGCAACGAGGAGTATTATACATATAATTTGCCATTTGACCTGACAATAGATTCTGGTTCCACTGATACGATCAGATTACCAGGTGGCACTCGCAACACTATTGTCATTGTTGAAGAAGAAGGCAGAATGACAAATATAAAG TTTGGCGATGTTGTTGCAAAGCCGGAGGAGGGAGCTAACGCCATCAG attttttaatggttttggCATGACTCTGAACATAACAGTGGGTGAGGGAGATTTTGGGAACATCGTTAGCAAGAACATGTCCACATACGTTGATGTGCCACAAGGAAC GGCTAAATTCTTCATCAAAAATGCTGCTGGAAGTACATGTGTCTTCAAGCGAGAATTTGGCTTTGGCAGTTCTTACACTTTCATCATCCCACCAACCTTCATActtgaagaaaat TGTGGACCGAACATCAAGGAGGTAGAGGACATCAAGGCCAACTCCATCCACATGGCCTGGCAGATTCCTCAGTACTTCCTTATGACATCAGGAGAGGTGGTGTTCTCCGTCACAGGATTGGAGTTCTCATATTCGCAG GCTCCCTCCAACATGAAGGCAGTGCTGCAGGCTGGTTGGCTGTTAACGGTTGCAGTAGGAAACATCATTGTGCTGATTGTTGCAGAGGCTGCCACACTTCCAGATCAG TGGGCTGAATACGTTCTGTTCGCTGCCTTGCTGGTGTTGGTGTGCATCATCTTTGCCATCATGGCCTACTTCTACACATACATCGATCCGGTAAAGATAGAGGCTGATTTTGCGAACTTGGAGCCTGAagatgagaagaagaagaagaactccGAAATGACCAAGAAGGACATGGTTGAGAACCATGACGAGAAAAAGAGGAGGAGCTCCAATGAGGGCAAAATTGTGCAGACCAACTTCTAA